Proteins encoded in a region of the Suncus etruscus isolate mSunEtr1 chromosome 1, mSunEtr1.pri.cur, whole genome shotgun sequence genome:
- the SMIM6 gene encoding small integral membrane protein 6, which translates to MDIQAKNRQVWKDEYWLNPWDEGALAIIFLFITMVMLLILLAVTFGNFPLFKRDDCEDQ; encoded by the coding sequence ATGGACATCCAGGCAAAGAACAGACAGGTGTGGAAGGACGAGTACTGGCTAAATCCCTGGGACGAGGGTGCCCTGGCCATCATCTTCCTTTTCATCACCATGGTCATGTTACTCATCTTGTTGGCTGTGACCTTCGGCAACTTCCCTCTGTTTAAGAGGGATGACTGTGAAGACCAGTGA